The Zymomonas mobilis subsp. mobilis ATCC 10988 genomic sequence AAAGAGCGTCCTTCCTCCTCATCTAACTGTTGGAGAGAATCGAGAAGCTCCAGAACCTCAGGATCCCGCTTGCAAAGCTTCTTTTTGTTCCTGATTAGGCAAGAAATAAAAATATCGATAATGAAAGGGTTAGCCTTAGCAGCTTCATACGCCTCGCGTGCGTAAGATTCTGCTTCCTCCGGAAGGTCAAGACTTAAGCACACAGATGCAAGTTCGCGCGACGTAGCACGATTGGTCTGCGATAGTTTATACGCGGAAATCAGTGTTTCGCGTGCTTCTGTCAGTTTGCCTTGAAGGCGAAGGTTGAAGCCGTTTAGGAAATGTACGATAGCTTCAGACGCATCGTCATCTGCTAAATTTTTCAGTTGTGTGATACCGAAATTGAACGTTGATTGATCATTGATGCGAGCGGCAGCTAAGCCTAGGTAACGGCAAGCGGCGATAGCACCGGATCTTGATAGGCGACCGTGTCCCTCAATTGCTTCTCGCGCCATTCGTATGGCGTCTTTCCATCGTCGTGCATCGTAGTGTTTTTTAGCAAGCCAAACACGATGCGAAGGCAGTATAAAAGCTTCCATAAGCTTCGACGTGGGCTCATCCCTTTCAAGAGTCATCAAGATCGCCGATTCGAGAAGCGTGATAGGTGCTTCGCCATCCTCGATGCGTAATTCCAAAGATCTTGAAAGGGAACGCATTATTCGAGTCCTTTCCTGACTTTTGAGCTCAGTTCTTGGATCGCGTTCAGACGCAATTCTTAAAGCGGGTGAAATCGAAATCCTCTCATCTTCAACACGAACGATATTCAGATCGAGCATTTTTTGAACTGATCCACTGATCTCAGAAGAGTCTACTTCGGAGAGAACGTCAGATAAGGATGTGAAATCAAGCTCTGGAGCAATGGAAAATACAGATAATATTTTTAGATCAAGGCTATTTAAATTAGCTGATCTTAGGTACTCTGAAGTCTGCTTATGTTTCCATTCGATGAAATCTCGAGGATTACTGAGGAATAGATCAACGGATGTCTCCGACACCAGATCGACCATACGATATATATTGAATGGATGCTGATCTGCGATATCGACCAGTTTCTCTAGTTGCCCCGACTTTACCCTCACATCACACTCTTTGAGTAATCCCGTGATCAAACGCTCAGTATCCTCTCTAGTAAGAGCGGATACGCTTAGGTATGCCAAGTCATCAGCGGCTCTGCGTAGCCGCTTTGGGATCATTCTAGGTGATATAAACACTACAGGAGGATGTGGCCTATCTACAACTCTATCCAAAATGCTTTCAATCTCGGGTTGAAAAGAACCATCCTCACGAAGGACGCCGCCGCCATCAAATACGTATAAAGTTTCTCGATCATGGACAATTTCATTGATCTTATCAGCGATTATCTGCGACTTTCGTTTATTGTCTGCATTTTGAAAGCCTTCGATAAGGTCTTTAAGATCCGGAATTGATATACTTGGGTTTAGCGATGATATAATAGCCCTGTAAATATCATCATACCCGTCAAAATTATCAAGTTCAACAGTTGGTGGTATTGCGCCAATCTCTGGATATTGGTTCTGGAAAAACTTTTTGGCTACCGTCCTACGACCCGAACCAGAATTTCCTGAGACATACAATGCCTTAATTCGAGGTTTATCTAGGTTGTTTGCTTGCTTTTCAAGAATCTTTAGCTCTGTTTCACGACCAACAAACGGATGAGATTTTATTCTTTTAGAGTGATTCGAAGATATAAGTTTACCTTCAATCAACCTAGCGGTACTTTCGGGGCTGCTTGAGCGACGCACCATATTATAGTGTTTTATGAAGTCTTTAGCACTATTAAAAACGTCTTCGTCCAAACAAATCGTCAGGACACGACTTATTTTCCCACTCGCAATCAGTTCTCTACTGAAGGCAATTTCAAAATTTACGTATCCAGAATTCAGTGCATCTTTCGATAGGAATAGGCAGAATAGGTCGCAGCGATTTAGCGCCTTTAAGATTTCGTCGGAGTTCAATCCTCCTTCGTCAAAGGTCTGTGAATCAAATTCGTAATTCCCAGGACGCAAATTATCTTTAACTGCTTGTACATAGCCTTTATCTTTTGACGAGTGAGATAGAAATGCACGCATGTGAACCTCGAAATTAATTTGAGCTATTATTAAAAAACAATCTATATAATCCAAGTCGAATCGCAAGCTGCTTACTGAATCCTGGCGTTAGACTGTGAGTTATTTCTCCCTCACACCCCTCGAAGTTGTAATTGTCTATCGGTGCTGAACTTCTGACAAACAATGTTCGCGATGTGGAAAGCTACTTGGGCGACTGCTGCCTATCTTATTCCACATTCCTGAACAGGCAGGTGGATCTGGGGTGGAAAGTAATCTGTTTTCTTTAGGCAAATACCACTTGAAAGCGGAGGTCTCCGCTAATGCAGGAGCGGTTCAATATTCCTTTGTCAACAGAAACTGGTCAATCTGCAGAAACGGGAAGAATGGCTGAGTAGGCAGTTTGAGGTCCAAAACCAGGGTCGTCAGAGGTGGATTTATGAATGGAAGGAAAGACACCGACCTGTGAAAGAACAGGCTCATCGCGACATGTCCCTGTTTTGATTTCTGTCCGACAGCAAGCCGTTTTCTGCCGAGCATATAGAATTTAAGAAACTGGCATCACAAATGTATCTTAAGGACAACTTGTTAGGGGTAATCCAGAAGCTTAGAAAGAACGAAAGACATAGTCAATTTGGAATGCCATGAGTTTACCAATAAGGCTGTTCTTAAAAGAATCCGTAGATAGAAGACCACCGATGCTGGACCAGTGATACTGCTAGACTGCGCGTGGAGTTTCTTGATCAGCATCTGACGTCTGGACAGATACAACTTGATGTTAAAAAGCCAATGAATTTTTCATGGAAAAGTTAAAATTTGTCTTAAAGGATCGCAAGAAAAAACCATTTTTCCAATCTATGCCGTTGACATATCCAGAGATCGAATGATTGAAAATCTAATATCCAATCCCGGGTTATTCGATCCCTCGAACTAATACAACACCATTAACCCCGGGATTAAAGATGTAAGAATTCTTGAACAATATACTATAAGAAAAATGTGGGAAATATTACCTATTTTCTATATTTTTCATTACCTTTTTATTATTTTATAATATACTTTACTTAATTACCACCTATATTCAAGCTCTGATCAAACACTACAGCAATCCCTGGCATCGAACGATTGGCTGTCAGGCCAACGTCAAATATTTGTCGCAGTTCATAACGAAGCTTAAATTGACGACCCGATTTTTCTAAGAGATCAAATAAAATATTGTATGATCCATACTTCAAAAGCTTTTGAAAATTTTCGTCTATCACCGTATTAAACACTAAATCCAAATCGGTTTCATTTTCAGGCTCGCTTATAGCCTCCTCTCGACTATGAGATGCCATGATGCAAGTCCCTGCAGACATCTCATCAAAGTAAAATCGCAAATCAAGGTCATTAATGGTTGCCCAACGATATTCAGCTCTCCGAGATCCACCATGGAGTATAGGGAGAAAAATATCATCACGCTGGAATAGTATTGCCTTGAGAGTTGATAAATCAATCGTTGATCCGTCAAAGTATCCTATAGGCAGCGTAAGGGGGTCACCCCCAGCCCAGTACACAGCTCGAGCAAGTTCCACCTTTTCTATAACTGAAAGTGCTCCGTTTATTCCGACTTGAGCCTGATTTGTAGCCCATTGAGCTAAAGACTTTGGCGATATGGAAAGTTGAGCTGCTCCTCGAGTCGCTATAGCCGCTTCACCTTCTATAATACCAATATAAGAGGGGACTTGGCTATTGCTGGAGTGCCCAGCTAATAATTTTGTCCTTACTGGATAGGTTAGACCTCCGACGCGGGCAAAAGACATCATCTCCGATCGTAAATGTCGTGAGTTCAACTGTATTGCTGCACGGCCAACTAAGCGACCATCATCATTTTCAATAGGTGTAACAGCTTCTGAATATAGGGTCACATAGTCTGTCTCCGAATGATTTTGATCATTCGTCAAATCTTTTATGAATTCCTCAGAAGAACGCGAACTCCAATTAGCAGCGTGAGTAAAAGAACGACTGGCAACTTTGTCTACAAATTCAATTTCAACTGCACTAGATGCAGTAAGCCAGCGGAGATAACTGAATACGTCTGAATGGAATATCCCCGATAAAAAATTTGTCACTTTAGGATGTTTTAAAGTATTATTCTGGGGCAGAAAACCATTAATAGCAACTTGATCTGTTACAGCAATCGAAATTCGGGTTGTATATATATCGCTCTGCTCAGATTCTGCCGCTTTTCTCAATATCGGCCGTCTTGTTAGACCGACAAATTCTAGCGCCAATCCATTCCCAATGCCGTCCTTGTACCGTCGGGTAACTACTGTAACCTCGTCTCCAAGTAGAAATACCGAGAAAAATCCAATCCCGAATTTTCCCGAAATATTTACAGATGCCACACTTATCTCTGGGTTCTCTTGAGCAACATCTTCCGACTTCCAGCCAGACCTGCCAAAATCCAAAAGCCGTCGAGTAAGTACGCGCTCTGACATACCGATTCCATTGTCTTCAACAATAAGTCTGAGTTGTCCCGTTTCACTTCGCTCCAGCGTGCACCGAATACGCGGAATAAAACCCTCCCGACCGATACTAGCTCTTAACAAAGTTGCATCTATAGCATTTTGAAGCAACTCCCGGAGCGGCGCATGATAACCATTACCATACAAATTTCGACCGCCAAGTGTTTGCGCAAGACTAATAGGATCAGTAACTCGCACTTCGGCATCCACTGGCTCCCAACCGTCGCAATGAACATATTTCGCAAACAGTTTTGGTCTTTGTGTACCTTCTACTTTCTTTGCAAAAAATTCTTCTGTATCAGATTCTTTAAGTAAAGATGCTGCAGATTGCAGCTCATCTGAAATCATCCGGCAAGTATCGAAGCAGAGCCACCAAGCGTCGGCTTCAGATCTGCCAAAATCTCTTCCAGAATTGTATATAAGAGCTTGATCACCTCGAGACGGGATACCCAGTCTATTCTGAAACCCCCAGTGTAACGCTGAAACTCCTTTTGGAGAAGAGAGAATATAGTCCATAAGTGGAGCTCGACGATTATCAATATGTGCAGCATCGGCACAACGCAACAGTATAGCAATCTTAAGTTCGTTTAATTCCCATTCTGCAGGCAGACTTGGTGGTGGTGCGCGACGTGTCAAGAACTCATGGGCAAGGCGGTCTACATCCCAATGGTGGCTCTGCGCTATCCGCCCAATTATTTGACCATAATAATCGCGAAGCTCGGTATCTTCAATAATATAGATTACACTCGCAATATTAGGTCTACTCCATTCACGTTCAACCATCTTTACGGCCTGTTTTGCATGCAGCCCTCGGACCGTGGAAAATAAGGCTATGCGCTCGAATTGCCTTCTTTGATCTTTTGAAAGAGAATTTTTGTCTATTCGTGGCAAGGCTGTCATTTGCGCCATAGCACGTTGCCATTCTGCTGTCTTTTTTAGCCCGTCTAGACCATCTTCATACGCAACCACAGCAAGGGCACTGTCATGGAATAAAACGCTGCATCCGAATATGAAGGCTTCTAACGGGTTCAAAGGATAATTATCACCCGCTATGATATCCGCAAGTTGCCATAACGCGTCTAAATGACTTTCGTCATGAATTGTGAGGCCTTGACAATCAATATGAGCCTGCCGAACTATCGGCTTGATTCGGTCATGCGCCGTCTCAAAAGTACTCCTTAACGTCGCTAAAGCACTTTCTTCTCGGGGATTGCCCCCCGTCATACCAATCGTTCGTTTCCACAAGGTCGTTTCGTCGTATCTAATCGCCATCAATCTGTCTCCAAATTATAGCCTTTTAGCATGGAATCTCGTCCGAACGCAGCTTCAAAAACGATAGTTTTGCGCTAGCCAGATTGAATAATAAGGTCGGCAACGATATCTGTATTCTTAGGAATCAATGAGATAATTAGTTGAAATTCAACTCCAAGCTATCAAGCAGCCAGTCGTCAGTTTATCATCTCCAACATAAAAAAATTGGCATATACTGCTCTTCTTTATGCCAATTGTGAATTCTATAACGCAATGTTTCAAAACTCATAACCTGAGGCTACGCCACTCGCATTCTACGAAAAATGATTTTGCCCTGTTTGGAGTGGTAATCCCACCCAAGCCCTCGGCGTAGAGGTGTCGCTTTTTATGCATTTTCTGATCTTATGCAGGACAGCCATAAATAACCTAGAATACGGCCTTAAGATAGCTTTATTCAATGAAATACGGCCGAAAATCTCTTATGCATATTTATGCAGCCTTGTCTATTGGTAGCTTCCCTTGTTTTCCTGTTAAAATACCCCTTGTTTCTCAAAAGCTATGTCCTCTTTTTTATCCTCGGGATTGGGCTTCAGTTAGCTATCGGCAGAGGAGTTAAAAAAGAGAGAGTGTGAGAAAAATAAGACCGGTATAATTATAGCAATCAGCTAGTAAGAAGGCTCAGGGAAATGCAATGGAATATACAGGCTGGATAGAAGTTTGGATCTTTAACTGTTTGGTAAATCAGTCCTTCATTACAGAAGAAGATTCTCCATCATCCATTTTTAGTCAAGGCTTATGGACAGAAGATTGTAAGCCCAAAAAGCATTAGGATGTCTTCTCAGAGTAAAATATTTCCTCTTCTTGGTCCACTGGTCATATACCTTCTTTCTTGCTGTAGAGGGCTCTCTGGGCAGATAGCTTTTAGCTTTTGGAAAGGTATATCTCTTAACTATAGCCGATGAAATGGATCAATTCTTTTTAAAGAAGCAGTATCAAAACCCATCAGTTGATATAAAAATATCAAGAGAGGTGTTTTTTTGTTATACTCTTAGCGTCCGGTTAACCCACCCTAGCCCCCGCGCTATACATGTCGCTTTTCTACGCAATTTCTGATTCAACGCAAAATAAAAAATATCGCGTAAAATAGCCTTTAAAACACAAATTTTTTTACAAAAGTGCCTATTTTTACTGTTCGCAAATAAACGCATGCTCAACGCATTTTGTAAAACGTAAAAAAGATGCCAAAAAATGCTTATTTTCTCAAAACCTAGACGAACTTTTCGGCTAAAATTTCATGGACTAGAGTGATCATCATTTCCCTTCATCCATGGCCTGAAGTTTCAGCTTTCTATGAATGTCTGCAGGTATAGACAAAAACGATTTGTCTTTTCTGCGTTATCATCAGCGTTCCACTTTGCGACCCACTAATCAACATCAGATGGCTTTTTAACGGCACGCGACGGGCACGTTAAGCTGATTGAAGATGCTGTTTTGGTCATAATGAAGCCCCTAACTCAAGTAATTCATTTTTAATGGCTGTGATCTTATCGGCCACAAAATTACGTTTATCTGGATAATCGAATACCGACAGGCCATCCAATGCGCTCTCGGCAAAGCGGACACGCTGTGATAGCTGACTATTTAATAGAGGTAGCTGATGACTAGGTTTTGTTGACAAAGGGTATAATTTAAGATTTTTAGAGATAAATTGAGAACAAGTTTTGTAGGGCAGACAGGATGCAAGGAGATCTGACGGACGCGGAATGGCAAATAATAGAGGGTCTTCTTCCAAGCGAACGAGGCCGTTGCGCACGTCCCGCAAAAAGCAATCGGTTATTTCTTAATGGTATGCTTTATGTACTTCGAACAGGCTGCCCGTGGCGAGATATGCATGAACGTTATGGGAAATGGAATTCGGTCTATGTTCGATTTCGTAGGTAGGCGGAACAGGGTGTCTGGGATGCTCTTTTTGAAACCATAGTTGAGGGTGACTGAATAGATAGGACCATCATGTGCGCTTACAATCAAGCGGCTGGCGCAAAAGGGAGAATCTCAAGGAAGGCTTTGGTCGAAGCCGCGGTGGCTTTACGAGCAAGATCCACGCCCGTTCCGATGGTCAGGGCTGGCCTCTAACTTTCGAACTAACAGGCAGTGAGGTCTCTATTATTCTGATGCCAATAGCTTGATAGAGATTCCTGCCGTAGCACTACGACGTTTTCTCACTTTTTTATCTCGCGGCTATAAAATGGTGGCTATCTTCTATGTGTTAACAGAACCTAAGCTTCTGGATATTTTCCTAATTTATAGAAAATGCTGTCGTAGATTTTTAATTTGATATATTTTAAGGATTATCTTTAAAGTATCATATGGTTACAATATCATTTAAATATATATTTATTAAATTAGATGCTTGTAATTATATAAAATACAATATTACTATTGCCGGAATAATATATAATTACAGGAATGGTATTCAGTGCCTTTTTCTTACTCTATATATAAAAAACTCCGTATTTTTGTAGGTATATCTTGCTGTTTTGTTGCGATTCCAGGATATACGGCTTTGGCGAAAATGAAACAAATGCCTGGTTTCGTAACGGCATCGTCCTTTTTACCAAAAGCCTACAGCCTTCCGGGCGCAGGACGTTCCTTACGCATTACTTATCTTTCGACCAATGGCGTAACAGGGCAAGGTCTGGTGCCTGTCACAGCCGAAGTTATTTTACCCGCAGGGAAAGCACC encodes the following:
- a CDS encoding HD domain-containing protein, which gives rise to MAIRYDETTLWKRTIGMTGGNPREESALATLRSTFETAHDRIKPIVRQAHIDCQGLTIHDESHLDALWQLADIIAGDNYPLNPLEAFIFGCSVLFHDSALAVVAYEDGLDGLKKTAEWQRAMAQMTALPRIDKNSLSKDQRRQFERIALFSTVRGLHAKQAVKMVEREWSRPNIASVIYIIEDTELRDYYGQIIGRIAQSHHWDVDRLAHEFLTRRAPPPSLPAEWELNELKIAILLRCADAAHIDNRRAPLMDYILSSPKGVSALHWGFQNRLGIPSRGDQALIYNSGRDFGRSEADAWWLCFDTCRMISDELQSAASLLKESDTEEFFAKKVEGTQRPKLFAKYVHCDGWEPVDAEVRVTDPISLAQTLGGRNLYGNGYHAPLRELLQNAIDATLLRASIGREGFIPRIRCTLERSETGQLRLIVEDNGIGMSERVLTRRLLDFGRSGWKSEDVAQENPEISVASVNISGKFGIGFFSVFLLGDEVTVVTRRYKDGIGNGLALEFVGLTRRPILRKAAESEQSDIYTTRISIAVTDQVAINGFLPQNNTLKHPKVTNFLSGIFHSDVFSYLRWLTASSAVEIEFVDKVASRSFTHAANWSSRSSEEFIKDLTNDQNHSETDYVTLYSEAVTPIENDDGRLVGRAAIQLNSRHLRSEMMSFARVGGLTYPVRTKLLAGHSSNSQVPSYIGIIEGEAAIATRGAAQLSISPKSLAQWATNQAQVGINGALSVIEKVELARAVYWAGGDPLTLPIGYFDGSTIDLSTLKAILFQRDDIFLPILHGGSRRAEYRWATINDLDLRFYFDEMSAGTCIMASHSREEAISEPENETDLDLVFNTVIDENFQKLLKYGSYNILFDLLEKSGRQFKLRYELRQIFDVGLTANRSMPGIAVVFDQSLNIGGN
- a CDS encoding TIR domain-containing protein; translation: MRAFLSHSSKDKGYVQAVKDNLRPGNYEFDSQTFDEGGLNSDEILKALNRCDLFCLFLSKDALNSGYVNFEIAFSRELIASGKISRVLTICLDEDVFNSAKDFIKHYNMVRRSSSPESTARLIEGKLISSNHSKRIKSHPFVGRETELKILEKQANNLDKPRIKALYVSGNSGSGRRTVAKKFFQNQYPEIGAIPPTVELDNFDGYDDIYRAIISSLNPSISIPDLKDLIEGFQNADNKRKSQIIADKINEIVHDRETLYVFDGGGVLREDGSFQPEIESILDRVVDRPHPPVVFISPRMIPKRLRRAADDLAYLSVSALTREDTERLITGLLKECDVRVKSGQLEKLVDIADQHPFNIYRMVDLVSETSVDLFLSNPRDFIEWKHKQTSEYLRSANLNSLDLKILSVFSIAPELDFTSLSDVLSEVDSSEISGSVQKMLDLNIVRVEDERISISPALRIASERDPRTELKSQERTRIMRSLSRSLELRIEDGEAPITLLESAILMTLERDEPTSKLMEAFILPSHRVWLAKKHYDARRWKDAIRMAREAIEGHGRLSRSGAIAACRYLGLAAARINDQSTFNFGITQLKNLADDDASEAIVHFLNGFNLRLQGKLTEARETLISAYKLSQTNRATSRELASVCLSLDLPEEAESYAREAYEAAKANPFIIDIFISCLIRNKKKLCKRDPEVLELLDSLQQLDEEEGRSFHATRLAEIEYFYGDNREALRLVLEALKKTPSLFAPLELYAKILLKDRNFSRAIEQINIARRIVMDRSTFDLRANYRPFLQLEANYYLNIGDFDSARNIYQDVKFFSNLDRETLNKEIETIQSYKKGRSE